The Pseudomonas sp. TH06 genome has a window encoding:
- a CDS encoding glycerophosphodiester phosphodiesterase produces the protein MPATFTKSALMLSLMLGFGQAHAADVDALAAAHGIPHPAVIAHRGASFDAPESTAASYKLARDLGADYLEMDLQRSKDGVLFALHDNNLQRTTDVATKFPERKDSTATAFTMAELKTLDAGSWYNKAYPDRARPSYAGLKILTLDEIIDIAQANPQHKPGLYIETKEPQLFPGIEKDLKEKLQDRGWLSPTGSKLAKSELGVGQGKGKVILQTFEKNSLELLQKEMPQVPKILLLWVGEGSIEPKSKVTFAESGEKDKNVFYGKQEPKSEAEFKQWVDYAKAQGAIGTGPSAKLTKGGDQSYSDLVQPWMNKYTHDQGLLVHVYTVDEPVDFEKVMAAGVDGIFTNRASELLKFYKRPAAASVDQVLKNNGF, from the coding sequence ATGCCCGCCACTTTCACCAAAAGCGCCCTCATGCTGAGCCTGATGCTCGGTTTCGGTCAGGCTCACGCCGCCGATGTCGATGCACTGGCCGCCGCTCACGGCATTCCGCACCCGGCGGTCATCGCCCACCGTGGCGCGTCGTTCGATGCACCGGAATCCACCGCCGCCTCCTACAAACTGGCGCGCGACCTGGGTGCCGACTATCTGGAAATGGACCTGCAACGCAGCAAGGACGGCGTGTTGTTCGCCCTGCATGACAACAATTTGCAGCGCACCACCGACGTCGCGACCAAGTTCCCGGAGCGCAAGGACAGCACGGCCACCGCCTTCACCATGGCCGAACTGAAAACCCTCGACGCCGGCAGCTGGTACAACAAGGCCTACCCGGATCGCGCGCGCCCGTCCTACGCCGGGCTGAAAATCCTCACCCTCGATGAAATCATCGACATCGCCCAGGCCAATCCGCAGCACAAGCCGGGCCTGTACATCGAGACCAAGGAGCCGCAACTGTTCCCGGGGATCGAGAAAGACCTGAAAGAAAAACTGCAGGATCGCGGCTGGCTGAGCCCAACCGGTTCGAAACTGGCGAAAAGCGAACTGGGCGTCGGTCAGGGCAAAGGCAAGGTGATCCTGCAAACGTTCGAGAAGAACAGCCTCGAACTGCTACAAAAGGAAATGCCGCAAGTGCCGAAGATCCTCCTGCTGTGGGTCGGCGAAGGCAGCATCGAGCCAAAATCCAAGGTGACCTTTGCCGAGTCCGGCGAGAAGGACAAGAACGTTTTCTACGGTAAACAGGAACCGAAATCCGAAGCTGAATTCAAGCAGTGGGTCGATTACGCCAAGGCGCAAGGTGCAATCGGCACCGGTCCTTCGGCGAAGCTGACCAAGGGCGGCGATCAGAGCTATTCGGATCTGGTGCAACCGTGGATGAATAAATACACCCACGATCAGGGCCTGCTGGTGCACGTCTACACCGTCGATGAGCCGGTGGACTTCGAGAAAGTCATGGCCGCAGGCGTGGACGGCATCTTCACCAACCGCGCCAGCGAACTGTTGAAGTTCTATAAACGCCCGGCCGCTGCCAGTGTCGATCAGGTGTTGAAGAACAACGGTTTCTGA
- a CDS encoding DUF2025 family protein: MRITSQLICQAADDLKGFVGLNRKTGQYIVRFSEDSFGMDVADDGIIPTSEFVWAQVSDTTMTLKRELIQLLLDQHIDDRINITEPLRVYMSKVEVPAIVAVRSLVRG; this comes from the coding sequence ATGCGCATCACCTCCCAACTCATCTGCCAGGCGGCCGACGACCTCAAGGGTTTTGTCGGCCTCAACCGCAAGACCGGTCAATACATCGTGCGCTTCAGTGAAGATTCGTTCGGCATGGACGTGGCGGATGACGGCATCATCCCCACCAGTGAATTCGTCTGGGCGCAGGTTTCGGACACGACCATGACGCTTAAGCGCGAGTTGATTCAGTTGCTGCTGGATCAGCATATCGATGACCGGATCAACATCACCGAGCCGTTGCGGGTTTATATGAGCAAGGTTGAAGTGCCGGCGATTGTCGCGGTGCGGAGTCTGGTGCGGGGCTGA
- a CDS encoding antibiotic biosynthesis monooxygenase yields the protein MKADCYAVIFTSTRTEGDNGYAAASERMMELVNQQPGFLGIDSIRGADGVGITISYWDSESAILAWRQHPEHRVIQERGRAVWYSAFQTRVCRVEREYRFGQ from the coding sequence ATGAAAGCAGATTGTTACGCTGTGATCTTCACTTCGACCCGTACCGAGGGTGATAACGGATATGCCGCAGCCTCGGAACGGATGATGGAATTGGTCAACCAGCAGCCGGGATTTCTTGGTATTGATTCGATCCGTGGGGCCGATGGGGTCGGGATCACGATTTCGTACTGGGACAGTGAGTCGGCGATTCTGGCGTGGCGGCAGCATCCTGAGCATCGGGTGATTCAGGAGCGTGGCCGGGCGGTCTGGTATTCGGCGTTTCAGACGCGGGTGTGTCGGGTTGAGCGGGAGTATCGCTTCGGCCAGTGA
- a CDS encoding CTP synthase, producing MDAISIALIGDYDPQVTAHQAIPIALGQVAEHLDRPLTFHWLATDQIDANTALQDFNGFWCVPASPYKSEEGALRAIRFAREQQRPFLGTCGGFQHAVLEFSRNVLGWTDAEHGETAPDSPRAVLTPLTCSLVEAVDSIHLVTGSLIAKAYETSEIREGYRCRFGVNPQFESELLSHQLHAVGHDSTGDLRAIELNGHPFFVATLFQPERAALKGQMPPLVRAFVEACAEQRR from the coding sequence ATGGACGCCATTTCCATCGCCCTGATCGGCGATTACGACCCGCAAGTGACCGCGCACCAAGCCATTCCCATAGCCCTCGGGCAGGTGGCCGAACACCTCGACCGTCCGCTGACTTTCCACTGGCTGGCCACCGATCAAATCGACGCCAACACTGCGCTACAAGACTTCAACGGTTTCTGGTGCGTCCCCGCCAGCCCCTACAAAAGCGAAGAAGGTGCGCTAAGGGCGATCCGTTTTGCCCGCGAGCAACAGCGCCCTTTCCTCGGCACCTGCGGCGGTTTTCAGCATGCGGTGCTGGAATTTTCCCGCAACGTGCTGGGCTGGACCGATGCCGAACATGGCGAAACCGCGCCCGATTCCCCAAGAGCCGTGCTCACGCCGCTGACCTGTTCGCTGGTCGAGGCCGTGGACAGCATTCATCTGGTGACCGGATCGTTGATCGCCAAAGCGTACGAAACGTCCGAGATTCGTGAAGGTTATCGCTGCCGCTTTGGTGTGAATCCACAGTTCGAAAGCGAGTTGCTGAGCCATCAGCTACACGCGGTGGGCCATGATTCGACGGGAGACTTGCGGGCGATTGAGTTGAACGGGCATCCGTTTTTCGTCGCCACGCTGTTCCAGCCGGAACGCGCCGCGCTGAAGGGCCAGATGCCGCCACTGGTGCGGGCGTTTGTCGAAGCGTGTGCGGAGCAACGTCGATGA
- a CDS encoding LysR family transcriptional regulator, translating to MSVVGDHYRLAFTHSIWAFPQVINAATHYRLDYPDLALILALVRGGSLARASQLLKVDVSTVFRAVRRLEAALGQQLFEKSRAGYLPTTLAQTLAEQAERAEQALEAARIGVEQGGEVVSGTVRLTCTDSVLQGLLLPALAQFMPSYPALTIELSTSNDFANLSRRDADIALRLTRTPPEHLVGRQLAKISYRVCASERYLQQVDASDLAALTWIAPDDFLPDHPTIAWRRQQLPGVTPGYRCNSMLSVTELVRAGLGVAALPDFLITDGLQALSEPLHGYDTALWLLTRPDCRALRSVVTLFDELGRALRLP from the coding sequence TTGTCGGTTGTTGGTGACCACTATAGATTGGCGTTCACGCACTCAATATGGGCGTTTCCCCAAGTGATCAATGCAGCGACGCACTATCGGCTCGACTACCCGGATCTGGCGCTGATCCTCGCCCTGGTGCGCGGCGGCTCTCTGGCCCGCGCTTCACAGCTTTTAAAAGTAGACGTGTCGACCGTGTTCCGCGCCGTGCGCCGTCTCGAAGCCGCCCTCGGTCAGCAACTGTTCGAAAAAAGCCGTGCCGGTTACTTGCCGACGACGCTGGCACAAACGCTCGCCGAGCAGGCAGAACGTGCCGAACAAGCACTCGAAGCTGCGCGCATTGGTGTCGAGCAGGGCGGTGAAGTGGTCAGCGGAACCGTGCGCCTGACCTGCACCGACTCGGTGTTGCAAGGTTTGCTGCTGCCGGCGCTGGCGCAGTTCATGCCCAGCTACCCGGCGCTGACCATCGAGTTGAGCACCTCCAATGATTTCGCCAACCTCAGCCGTCGTGACGCCGACATCGCCCTGCGCCTGACACGCACACCGCCGGAACATCTGGTCGGACGGCAATTGGCGAAGATTTCCTACAGGGTCTGCGCCAGCGAGCGCTACTTGCAGCAGGTTGATGCGTCAGATCTGGCCGCGCTGACCTGGATCGCCCCGGACGACTTTCTGCCTGATCACCCGACCATCGCCTGGCGCCGCCAGCAGTTGCCCGGTGTGACCCCGGGTTATCGCTGCAACAGCATGCTTTCAGTCACCGAGTTGGTGCGCGCCGGCCTCGGGGTTGCGGCCTTGCCGGACTTTCTGATCACCGACGGTTTGCAGGCGTTGAGCGAACCCCTGCACGGCTACGACACCGCGCTGTGGCTGCTGACCCGGCCGGATTGCCGGGCATTGCGTTCGGTGGTCACACTGTTTGATGAGCTCGGGCGGGCGCTGCGTCTGCCGTGA
- a CDS encoding DUF1003 domain-containing protein produces MTTEKTATPESAPVDHLRFHRPHAHLATTFGNDTFALRAEAFARFFGTPTFLGAQTLIVLLWVSLNVFGVTTFDVYPFILLNLAFSLQSAYAAPLILLAQTRQAARDKAQADADALHREALAQANTERQAQAAHNTAQLLELLEQNTRLTEMTKSLTERIEGLTRELHAHVCQNPQR; encoded by the coding sequence ATGACCACTGAAAAAACCGCAACACCGGAATCAGCCCCCGTCGATCACTTGCGTTTCCACCGCCCCCACGCTCATCTGGCGACAACCTTCGGCAATGACACATTCGCATTGCGCGCCGAGGCGTTCGCACGGTTCTTCGGCACACCGACGTTTCTCGGTGCGCAAACGCTGATCGTCTTGTTGTGGGTCAGCCTCAACGTGTTTGGCGTGACCACGTTCGACGTTTACCCGTTTATTCTTCTAAACCTCGCGTTCAGCCTGCAATCGGCCTACGCCGCGCCGCTGATCCTGCTCGCGCAAACCCGGCAGGCTGCGCGTGACAAGGCGCAAGCGGACGCCGACGCGCTGCACCGCGAAGCCCTGGCTCAAGCCAACACCGAACGCCAGGCTCAAGCGGCGCATAACACCGCGCAGTTGCTTGAACTGCTGGAGCAGAACACCCGCCTCACCGAGATGACCAAGAGCCTGACCGAACGCATCGAAGGCCTGACACGCGAGCTGCACGCGCATGTGTGTCAGAACCCGCAACGTTGA
- a CDS encoding PAS domain-containing methyl-accepting chemotaxis protein translates to MFFNRHKTALNDLQENLTQQNGLLEAINRSMAVIEFDLNGVVLSANDNFLKTMGYSAEQAIGQAHRVFCTPEFGRSAQYSEFWSRLKNGQFQSGTFERVDSKGQPVWLEASYNPIKDASGRVVKVVKYAMNVTAKMQQESETNAKLQAIDRAMAVIEFNLDGSVLTANQNFLTRMGYTLAELKGKHHRLFCTSDLVNSSAYQDFWRRLNQGELFHGQFERVDKHGRTVWLEANYNPVYDASGRLCKVVKFASDVTARVVQHEQDAQSASAAYHISVETRKVAEQGTQVIQQAASEMREIAQDIAESSTLIAQLGERSEQITAIVNTIRAIADQTNLLALNAAIEAARAGEQGRGFAVVADEVRQLAARTSGSTAEISNMIDLIQTETRQAIKSMEGTRGRAAEGVELANQAGKVILQIRDGASEAVQAVSMFANERASG, encoded by the coding sequence ATGTTTTTCAATCGCCACAAAACCGCCCTCAACGACCTTCAAGAAAACCTCACTCAACAGAACGGCCTTCTGGAAGCGATCAATCGCTCCATGGCGGTAATCGAGTTCGACCTCAACGGCGTGGTATTGAGCGCCAACGACAACTTCCTCAAGACCATGGGTTACAGCGCCGAACAGGCGATCGGCCAGGCGCATCGCGTGTTTTGCACCCCCGAGTTTGGCCGAAGTGCGCAGTACAGCGAATTTTGGTCTCGCCTGAAAAACGGTCAGTTCCAGTCCGGAACGTTTGAGCGTGTCGACAGTAAGGGGCAACCGGTCTGGCTCGAAGCCAGTTACAACCCGATCAAGGATGCGTCGGGGCGTGTGGTGAAAGTGGTCAAATACGCCATGAACGTCACAGCCAAAATGCAGCAGGAGAGTGAAACCAACGCCAAGTTACAAGCGATCGACCGGGCGATGGCGGTTATTGAGTTCAACCTCGACGGCAGTGTTCTGACGGCAAACCAGAATTTTCTGACGCGGATGGGTTACACGCTCGCCGAGCTTAAAGGTAAACATCACCGTTTATTCTGTACCTCGGATCTGGTCAACAGCAGCGCTTATCAAGACTTCTGGCGACGGCTGAATCAGGGCGAACTCTTCCACGGCCAGTTCGAACGTGTTGATAAACACGGCCGAACCGTTTGGCTGGAAGCCAATTACAACCCGGTCTACGACGCCTCCGGCCGTTTGTGCAAAGTGGTGAAGTTCGCCTCGGACGTCACCGCGCGAGTTGTGCAGCATGAACAGGATGCACAGAGCGCCAGCGCTGCTTATCACATTTCGGTCGAGACCCGAAAAGTCGCCGAACAAGGCACGCAGGTCATTCAACAAGCAGCCAGCGAGATGCGTGAAATTGCTCAGGACATTGCTGAATCCTCAACGTTGATCGCGCAACTGGGCGAGCGCTCCGAGCAGATCACCGCCATCGTCAACACCATCCGGGCGATTGCCGATCAGACCAATTTGCTCGCGCTGAACGCGGCCATCGAAGCGGCACGGGCCGGCGAACAGGGGCGTGGATTTGCGGTGGTGGCCGATGAAGTGCGGCAGCTGGCGGCACGCACCAGTGGCTCGACGGCGGAAATTTCCAACATGATCGATTTGATCCAGACGGAAACCCGCCAGGCGATCAAGAGCATGGAAGGTACCCGCGGCCGGGCAGCCGAGGGAGTCGAACTGGCGAACCAGGCGGGAAAAGTGATCCTGCAGATTCGCGACGGCGCGAGTGAGGCGGTACAAGCAGTGAGCATGTTTGCCAATGAGCGTGCTTCGGGGTAA
- a CDS encoding diguanylate cyclase codes for MENQRGKGLSFARRIYLPRAIGLGVGFFSVGAALYPLNMPTWLWVLLLFNGFVWPHLAFQVSTRSAFPYQAERRNLLYDSLCGGFWAACCQFNPLTTVTILSMMTMNNVAAGGRRLFVLGAIAQVAGMLLGGLIFGFKFNPMMTQTQVWACLPMLTLYPLALGMVCYQLAIKLAQHKRTLSALSRTDSLTGLLNHGAWKDLLHLKFQQCRQHNTQAVLALIDIDHFKLINDSYGHIVGDAVLQQLSRELKCLLDAGELAGRYGGDEFCVILPDLPLNKAEVLMEQLRQVLDQFRHPDVPEMRVSLSIGLARFQPDYSDAIAWLEDADKALYTAKHTGRNTISVALSRSSPSDASQFSH; via the coding sequence ATGGAAAACCAACGCGGCAAAGGCTTGTCATTCGCCAGGCGCATCTACCTGCCACGGGCCATCGGCCTGGGTGTTGGTTTTTTCAGCGTCGGCGCGGCGCTGTATCCGCTGAACATGCCGACCTGGCTCTGGGTGCTGTTGCTGTTCAACGGTTTTGTCTGGCCGCATCTGGCCTTTCAAGTATCGACCCGCTCGGCATTCCCCTATCAGGCCGAACGCCGCAACCTCTTGTATGACTCGCTGTGCGGCGGTTTCTGGGCCGCGTGTTGTCAGTTCAATCCACTGACCACCGTAACCATTCTGTCGATGATGACCATGAACAACGTCGCCGCCGGCGGTCGACGCCTGTTTGTCTTGGGGGCTATCGCTCAAGTCGCGGGCATGCTGCTCGGTGGATTGATCTTCGGCTTCAAGTTCAACCCGATGATGACGCAGACCCAGGTCTGGGCCTGCTTGCCGATGCTCACCCTGTATCCGCTGGCATTGGGCATGGTCTGTTACCAATTGGCGATCAAACTGGCGCAGCACAAACGCACGTTGAGCGCCCTGAGCCGCACCGACAGCCTGACCGGATTACTCAATCACGGCGCCTGGAAAGACCTGCTGCATCTGAAGTTCCAGCAATGCCGTCAACACAATACGCAGGCTGTGCTGGCGCTGATCGATATCGACCATTTCAAGCTGATCAATGACAGCTACGGCCATATCGTCGGCGATGCGGTGCTGCAGCAATTGAGCCGCGAACTGAAATGCCTGCTTGATGCCGGTGAACTGGCTGGGCGCTACGGCGGTGATGAATTCTGCGTGATTCTGCCGGATCTGCCTTTGAACAAAGCCGAAGTATTGATGGAGCAATTGCGCCAGGTGCTGGATCAATTCCGTCATCCGGATGTGCCAGAAATGCGCGTCAGCCTGAGTATCGGTCTGGCTCGGTTCCAACCCGATTACAGCGATGCGATTGCCTGGCTGGAAGACGCCGACAAGGCGCTGTACACCGCTAAACATACCGGTCGCAACACTATCAGCGTGGCGTTGAGTCGCTCATCTCCGAGTGACGCCAGCCAGTTCAGCCACTGA
- a CDS encoding TetR/AcrR family transcriptional regulator, producing MTAPQRLTDRKREAIIQAAIAEFRDNGFEITSMDKIAATAGVSKRTVYNHFPSKEELFAEILNQLWTRISAEQSVTYRADQPLRDQLRQMLQAKVQMMADENFLTLARVAIAATIHSPERAQNMIERMGEREEGLTVWIRAAQADGRLKPVDPQFAAHQVQGLLKTFGFWPQMSLGQPPLDADMQNTVAESALEMFLAHYQL from the coding sequence ATGACAGCTCCACAGCGACTCACCGACCGTAAACGCGAAGCCATTATTCAGGCGGCGATTGCCGAATTCCGCGACAACGGATTCGAGATCACCAGCATGGACAAGATCGCTGCCACCGCTGGTGTATCGAAGCGCACGGTGTACAACCACTTTCCCAGCAAGGAGGAGTTGTTCGCCGAAATTCTCAACCAGTTATGGACGCGAATCAGCGCCGAGCAGTCGGTCACTTATCGCGCTGATCAGCCGTTGCGCGATCAGTTACGGCAGATGCTGCAAGCCAAGGTGCAGATGATGGCGGACGAAAACTTTCTGACGCTGGCGCGGGTAGCGATTGCGGCGACGATTCATTCCCCGGAGCGCGCGCAAAACATGATCGAGCGCATGGGCGAACGCGAGGAAGGTCTGACCGTGTGGATTCGCGCCGCGCAGGCCGATGGCCGCCTGAAACCGGTCGATCCGCAATTTGCTGCACATCAGGTGCAGGGGTTGCTCAAGACCTTTGGCTTCTGGCCTCAGATGTCGCTGGGTCAGCCGCCGCTGGATGCCGACATGCAGAACACCGTGGCCGAATCGGCGCTGGAGATGTTTCTGGCGCACTATCAGCTCTAA
- a CDS encoding MBL fold metallo-hydrolase, whose protein sequence is MANPVSLPDKISTPEASRQDQGLFRNHAPVQREGLRKMLRIMWNMIFHKPRNTRPAAPIPVQPLTREDLLAAPNHSVYRLGHSTLLLKMQDKFWITDPVFAERASPVQWAGPKRFHQPPISLDQLPPIEAVILSHNHYDHLDYEAVLRLAVKTNLFLTPLGVGDTLIKWGIDANKVRQFDWWQGTEVAGIRFIATPSQHFSGRGLFDSNNTLWASWVMIDGDTRIFFSGDSGYFDGFKRIGEQYGPFDLTLMETGAYNVEWPHVHMQPEQTLQAHIDLKGRWLFPIHNGTFDLAMHAWHEPFDRILSLAWERSVSITTPQMGEAFNIAQPQRGDAWWLAVEGESGAVVQNA, encoded by the coding sequence ATGGCCAATCCAGTTTCCCTCCCGGATAAAATTTCCACGCCTGAAGCCTCTCGACAGGATCAAGGGCTGTTCCGCAACCATGCCCCGGTGCAACGCGAAGGCTTGCGCAAGATGCTGCGGATCATGTGGAACATGATTTTCCACAAGCCGCGTAACACCCGGCCTGCCGCGCCGATTCCGGTGCAACCGCTGACCCGCGAAGACCTGCTCGCGGCGCCGAACCACAGCGTCTATCGCCTCGGTCACTCGACCCTGCTGCTGAAGATGCAGGACAAATTCTGGATCACCGACCCGGTCTTCGCCGAGCGTGCCTCGCCTGTGCAATGGGCCGGCCCGAAACGCTTTCACCAGCCGCCGATCAGCCTCGACCAGTTGCCGCCGATCGAAGCGGTGATCCTGTCCCACAACCACTACGATCACCTCGATTACGAGGCCGTGCTCAGGCTGGCGGTCAAGACCAATCTGTTCCTCACGCCGCTGGGCGTTGGCGACACCCTGATCAAATGGGGCATCGACGCCAACAAGGTTCGCCAGTTCGACTGGTGGCAAGGCACCGAAGTCGCCGGCATCCGCTTCATCGCCACGCCATCGCAACACTTCTCCGGCCGTGGCCTGTTCGACAGCAACAACACCCTGTGGGCCTCCTGGGTGATGATCGACGGCGACACGCGAATCTTCTTCAGCGGCGACAGCGGCTACTTCGACGGCTTCAAACGCATCGGCGAACAGTACGGCCCCTTCGACCTGACCCTGATGGAAACCGGCGCCTACAACGTCGAATGGCCGCACGTGCACATGCAACCCGAACAAACCCTGCAAGCCCACATCGACCTCAAGGGCCGCTGGCTGTTTCCGATCCATAACGGCACGTTCGATCTGGCAATGCACGCCTGGCACGAACCGTTTGACCGGATACTGTCGCTGGCCTGGGAGCGCAGTGTTTCGATCACCACGCCGCAAATGGGTGAAGCGTTCAACATCGCTCAACCACAACGCGGGGATGCCTGGTGGCTGGCGGTTGAAGGGGAGAGTGGGGCGGTTGTGCAGAACGCTTGA
- a CDS encoding XRE family transcriptional regulator — MASLAMNHILERIALFQFTPTHCVQARAMLGWSVDQLSREAEVSAEDIQRFEAQQEVADAARLALAYRFESQGLVFFPGFAPGRSASLNAMTAETAGRGEYAMAE; from the coding sequence ATGGCCTCTCTTGCGATGAATCACATCCTCGAACGCATTGCCCTTTTCCAGTTCACCCCGACTCACTGCGTCCAGGCCCGAGCGATGTTGGGCTGGAGCGTGGATCAGCTGTCGCGGGAGGCCGAGGTTTCGGCGGAAGACATTCAGCGGTTTGAAGCGCAGCAAGAGGTGGCGGACGCAGCGCGTCTGGCGCTGGCGTATCGGTTTGAATCGCAGGGGTTGGTGTTCTTTCCCGGGTTTGCGCCGGGGCGAAGTGCGAGTCTGAACGCGATGACTGCGGAAACGGCGGGGCGTGGGGAATATGCGATGGCGGAGTGA